DNA from Alnus glutinosa chromosome 2, dhAlnGlut1.1, whole genome shotgun sequence:
CCGGATCCACAATAAGAATAAGAAAGATACATCACATGCCAAAGTCAAAAATTGAACAACAACATTTAGAGGATACATTTCATAAATCACGTCCTGCCAACATTTGAAAGATGATGTCAGTGTTTACCATCAGGGAGGGTGGTCTTAATATAGCTCTATATATCAACAAACATTTGACAATCCAAAACGTTCTTTGCATTTGGTTTCAAAGGATAGGAATAACATCATTAGTGACTACATAGGATAGGGTAGTAAGAGCATTTTCAGCAgttttttaaccatttttttttttaaatatatgaaataaaacCACATTTtgtttcactaaaaaaaaatattctgccgcaactttccttcattttttcttatatcattaaaatattaatttttactttttccttttgtttttttattcatttcttttcttctctctctctttctctctctcgtcttctcctTTGAAAAGGTCAGCGCTCGGAGGGCTACACAAGCTTGTTCCTTTGCGAACCCACTTCCCGAATACGATGAGGGATTCGGACTAGATACGATGAGGGATTCAGACTAGATAAGATGAGGGATTCGGAATTGGTACAAAAAGCTTTATGTTTTTTGGTTGGAGGTTAAATTTCAGATCGGATTGGATACGATGGGGGATTCGGAATTGGTATGGACGCTGGGGATATCGCTTGGCGGGTCGGTGTCGGACTCGGCGGTGGTGATCGCAACGACGTCGTTGGCTGTGGTGATTGGGTTGTTGTTCGTATTGGTGTGGAGGAGATCAAGGGATCGGAGTGGTGGCAAGGAGGTGAAGCTCGTGGTGGTGCCCAAGCTGTTGGAATGGAGAGAGGCACAAGGAAAAGAGGAGCAAAGATGGTGATCGGAGAGAGGAGCAGTGAATAAACAAATGCTTTGGAAGCACTGTAGCATTtcgcattgggaagcactgtagtaTTCCCAGGGAACAGAAAATTTTAAGGAAGCTGCTGTGGATggttttttgtgacttttttaaaattttccctaaaatttaagGAACAATACCCTTTTTATGAATAAACAAATGCTTGGGAAACACTATAGCATTTCGCATTGAGAAGTACTGTAGTATTCACAGGAAACAGAAAATTTTAGGGAAGTTGCTGTGAATGgtttttttgtgactttttttaattttttcctaaaatttaaagaacaaaacCCTTATAGGGAAGCtactgtgaatgctctaatctatcaataaaaacataaattgaatGCACGGTTTAGGAAGAAAATAGTGGTTAATAGCTCAATCTAATAAACACAGTTTTCCCTTTACTTTggagaaacaaacaaacaatctaAGTTATACAAGTTTCTTTGTCCATGGCTTCAGGAACCATAGAGGACGTTTTTTGATCGAAGTCCAAAAGCTATGTTCAGCTTTCAAATGAGCTACCCCAAAGATTCTACTTCTTGGTAAGACTTTGGAACTAAACACTTGAAACAATCAGTTTTCACCATTCTTAACATGAATCCTAGAAGACTTTCCATGGAAATAGAGAATCAACCTTCAACCAAATATCTTGAAACTTGCTTCCTTTAACAAGTGTTTGAAAAACAATTAAGTCCCATATTGGAAATATAGAAATGAATTAGCTAATTATGGATTAGGTGTAAAGATCGAGTATAGGAGAAGGGTAcgtttaatctaattatttaataaatacctCACAATCATGCTTGAAGCTCTAAATTGCGATTAGATTAGTAAAAGGAAACTGTAAACAACTTAGCATCCCCAGTTCTCCATAATTAGTTGACTCTACTATTTTGACAACAAACCTGTTACCCCTACCAAGGCTAAGGCAAAGGCAAAGGCAAAGAAACTCTGCAATTACTCATCCCTGATCGCTTTCAGCAACTTCAATACTTGAAGCATGGTAGGCCTGTTAGCAGGAACATCAGAGAGGCATACACAAGAAATCTGCAGCATTTGAAGCATCATCTGCTTTGAATCAGCATTGAGAACTGCTGGATCAAGAACATCAGCAGACTGCCCTTTGTTGATCTTTTGAAACACCCAGCCAACCAGATTCCCACCTTCAATCTCCTTAAAATCTGGCCCAGTCGGCTCCTTCCCAGTCACCAATTCAAGCAAAATCACGCCAAAACTGTAAACATCTCCCCTTGAGGTAGATCTCCCACTCTGCCCATACTCGGGAGGAATATAGCCAAATGTTCCTGCAATATCAGTGGTGACATGAGTCTCACAAGCACTTATCAATCTTGCCAGACCGAAATCCGCAACCTTTGGTTCGAAGTCTTCGTTGAGTAAGATGTTGCTGGCTTTAATGTCTCTGTGGATTATGTGGGGGACGAATCCATGGTGAAGAAAAGCAAGCCCACGTGCAGCACCAGTTGCAATCTTGAGCCGTCTGTCCCAGTCAAGGACTTCAAGGGCACCTGTCCGATTTCTCAGCCAAAGATCTAAGCTCCCATTGACCATATATTCATACACAAGGAGCTTCTGCTCGCCTATAGAGCAGTATCCAAGCAACGGGACTAGGTTTTGGTGCTTTACCTTTCCCAAAGTTTCCATTTCGGCCATAAATTCTCGGTGACCCTGTGTTTTAGCTTCGCTTAGCTTCTTCACTGCAACTGTTTTTCCATTAGGCAAGATTGCCTTGTATACAGTTCCAAAACCTCCATCTCCAATTATGTTTGTCTTGCAGAAATTGTTGGTGGCTTGAAGAATATCAACCAAGGTTAATTTCAGAAGAGGCTGCTGAAACATGGCTACATTGATGCTCAAAGGTTCCTTCGATCTGCTGCTGCTTAAGAAATAGAGATTCTGATCTATAAAACTTTTTAGTTTGCTTTCCTCGAGATCCTCAGGATCATTCTGCCTGCAGCTTCCAGTAATCCATCTTCGTAGAGCAAAAGCTACAGTAAGAGCAATGAGTACAACTCCTACCACAATCCCAGCAAGTCCCCAAGCATTTAACAGTGCTGATTTCTCCAAGCTTCTAATCTGGCAGTCTAAACCCAAAATTCTcccacacagatttttgttccCAGCAAGTGAAATTCTTGATAGGTTCAGACAAATACCACTTCTCGGTATAGGCCCTTCCAATCTATTTTCTGCCAGATTTAGGAAAACCAGGTTGGTCAGGCTGCATATTTTCTCAGGTACATGTCCAGAAAGCCTATTCCAAGAAAGATCAAAATACTCAAGTTGCATCAGATTCCCAAGGTCCGGTGGAATATCTCCTGCAAAAAAATTGCCATGAAGATCCAAATGTGTCAAGTACGAAAAATTGCCCAAAGATGGTGGCAACTTCCCGTAAAAGAAATTACTACTCAAATTCATGGTTTCAATCTTCCAAGACATGGAATTGGAAAACAGCTCATCAACCCGACCAGAAAATCTGTTCTGCTGAACATAAAGCCCCACAAGGTTCATCATGCTCGATAAAGATGCAGGAAGCTCACTGTTGAGCTCGTTAGAGCTCAAATCTAAGTGGGTCAGCGCTTCCAACTTCCCCAAACTTACTGGAATCAAACCGGATAACCTATTACCGGTCAAATTAAGTTTCACCAAGCTCCTCAATCGCCCTAAGCTTCCAGGAATTGTGCCTGTGAGCTGGTTATTTCCAAGATACAATCCTTGAAGCTTGAGGGACTCACTGACTTCCGGCGGAATGGAACCAGTTAGCAAATTCCCTGACAAATCCAAGGTTGTAAGATTTGTCATGCGAGAGAGGGATCTCGGAATTCCGCCAGAGAGCATATTGTTACTGATCAAAAGGTCCACCACCACCACACAGTTCCCCAATTCTTCAGGTATTGGGCCAGACAATCTATTGAAAGACAGATCAAACACACCATGGTGTTGAATAAAGCTCAAATCAGGCATAGTGGCCTGACGAAAGTACAAAGATGGCTTTGAAGGAATGGACCCAGATAGATTATTGTGAGAAAGGACCAGGCATTGCAACTGAGCCAGGTCTGCAAGTTTCTCCGGAATAGAGCCAAGCAGAAAGTTGTTTCCAAGGTCCAAAGTGGTGAGAGCAGTGCAGTCTCCAAGCTCGGTTGGAATGTTCCCTTCCAGCAGGTTCGAATTCAAATTAAGAAAAGAGAGAGCTGTGAGATTCCCAATCTCCTTCGGAATAGTGCCTTTCAACTGATTGTTATTGAGAACAAGCCTTTCCAAAGCAACAGCGTTGCCAATCTCCACAGGGAGAGTGCCCTCCAACAGATTATTGCCAGCAGAAAATTCCATCAAATTTGTCGAAGTCCATAGACTCGTAGGTATTATACCCGTAAAGTTATTCGAGTCAAGGTCGACCACCATCAGTGGAAGCTCAGAAAGGTACCCTGGTATCGAACCAATGATCTGATTATTCACCAAAACCAACTGGGAAAGATTCCTACACTTCACAAACGTCTTCTCAATCGTCCCCGACAGGAAATTACTATCCAGATCAATCTCTATAAGCGACACCGCATTACACAACTCCTCCGGTATCGAACCCGTCAACAAATTATTGCTCAAACTAAGGTGCTGGAGCATAGAGCAATTCCCAATCTCGGGCGGGATTTTCCCCGAGAACCGATTGCTCGAAAGCAAAAGCGAGTCCATCATTCCCCACTTTCCAAGCCAGGAAGGCAATGGCCCCGATAGCTCATTCTTTTCAGCAGAAAATGTCAACGTAGGGAGCTCAGAAAGCTCCTCAGGCAACGAGCCAGATAAAGAATTAAAGGAAAGCATCAAAGTTTTTAAGTTCCTACAGTTTCCAAGCTCGGCTGGGACCGACCCATTGAGCTCAGCGTAGACAAGATTCAATATAGTCAAATTCTGCAACTTCCCAATGGACTTTGGGATTGAACACCTTAACGGATTGTATGAAAGGTCGAGTTTGGTCAGTGATTCTAACTCAGACAATTCCTCAGGCAACGGACCCGTTATTAAACAAGACGGCGAAAACAAGTTTTCAAGCTTTCTAAGCTTACCAATTTCTTTTGGAAACTGACCAGAAAACTCGTTAATGCCAATGTAAAGGCCAGTGAGGTTCTTTAAGTAACCAATTTCGGGTGGGATTGGACCAGAAAAGGAATTGTTTGATATGTCCATGGAGGTTAAAGACTGAAGCTTTGTGAAAAGTGTAAGTGGGAGAGAACCTGAGAGGAGGTTGCTTCCAATGTCCAAGAACTGCAGCCGGGTCAAGTTCCCGATCGGGGTCGGGACATTTCCGGTGAGAGCGTTGCCAGAGAGGTCCAGGGTTTGGAGCTTGTTCAGTTCTCCGAGCTGTTCTGGGATTTTACCGGTGAGAGAGTTCGGGCCGAGTTTGAGGGTGTGCAACTGAGTTAGCTCAAAGAGTTGGACCGGGATCTCCCCAGACAACTGGTTGTCGCCTAGAGAAAGCTCTTTCAGGCTTTGAAGGTTGGATATTTGAGGTGGGATTTGGCCGTAGAGGAAGTTGGAAGAGAGGTCGAGGGAAATGAGGCCGGTGAGAGAGAACAGTGAGGGAGACAGTGGGCCTTTGAGGGACCGTGTAGG
Protein-coding regions in this window:
- the LOC133860143 gene encoding leucine-rich repeat receptor protein kinase EMS1, with translation MAVKLQVFSLFVLQLFLMAISDQNEQNPERKALLSFQSSLENPHVLSSEWNPSTSHCHWVGVSCQLGRVIQLALPTRSLKGPLSPSLFSLTGLISLDLSSNFLYGQIPPQISNLQSLKELSLGDNQLSGEIPVQLFELTQLHTLKLGPNSLTGKIPEQLGELNKLQTLDLSGNALTGNVPTPIGNLTRLQFLDIGSNLLSGSLPLTLFTKLQSLTSMDISNNSFSGPIPPEIGYLKNLTGLYIGINEFSGQFPKEIGKLRKLENLFSPSCLITGPLPEELSELESLTKLDLSYNPLRCSIPKSIGKLQNLTILNLVYAELNGSVPAELGNCRNLKTLMLSFNSLSGSLPEELSELPTLTFSAEKNELSGPLPSWLGKWGMMDSLLLSSNRFSGKIPPEIGNCSMLQHLSLSNNLLTGSIPEELCNAVSLIEIDLDSNFLSGTIEKTFVKCRNLSQLVLVNNQIIGSIPGYLSELPLMVVDLDSNNFTGIIPTSLWTSTNLMEFSAGNNLLEGTLPVEIGNAVALERLVLNNNQLKGTIPKEIGNLTALSFLNLNSNLLEGNIPTELGDCTALTTLDLGNNFLLGSIPEKLADLAQLQCLVLSHNNLSGSIPSKPSLYFRQATMPDLSFIQHHGVFDLSFNRLSGPIPEELGNCVVVVDLLISNNMLSGGIPRSLSRMTNLTTLDLSGNLLTGSIPPEVSESLKLQGLYLGNNQLTGTIPGSLGRLRSLVKLNLTGNRLSGLIPVSLGKLEALTHLDLSSNELNSELPASLSSMMNLVGLYVQQNRFSGRVDELFSNSMSWKIETMNLSSNFFYGKLPPSLGNFSYLTHLDLHGNFFAGDIPPDLGNLMQLEYFDLSWNRLSGHVPEKICSLTNLVFLNLAENRLEGPIPRSGICLNLSRISLAGNKNLCGRILGLDCQIRSLEKSALLNAWGLAGIVVGVVLIALTVAFALRRWITGSCRQNDPEDLEESKLKSFIDQNLYFLSSSRSKEPLSINVAMFQQPLLKLTLVDILQATNNFCKTNIIGDGGFGTVYKAILPNGKTVAVKKLSEAKTQGHREFMAEMETLGKVKHQNLVPLLGYCSIGEQKLLVYEYMVNGSLDLWLRNRTGALEVLDWDRRLKIATGAARGLAFLHHGFVPHIIHRDIKASNILLNEDFEPKVADFGLARLISACETHVTTDIAGTFGYIPPEYGQSGRSTSRGDVYSFGVILLELVTGKEPTGPDFKEIEGGNLVGWVFQKINKGQSADVLDPAVLNADSKQMMLQMLQISCVCLSDVPANRPTMLQVLKLLKAIRDE